The Leptospira koniambonensis genome window below encodes:
- the pyk gene encoding pyruvate kinase, giving the protein MFSPEKKTKMVCTIGPSSSDENTITALLRAGMDIARMNFSHGTHEVHKKVFETLRKCESESGVPLGIMADLQGPKIRTGKLRVPKIELEKGNKIRLLPDAEYLGDSEAVGTTYPAMIEDLRSGDKLLVDDGKLVLEVESKSSKEAVLKVIIGGILKSNKGINLPGTPISAPALSEKDLLDLKFALNLGVDYVALSFVRRASDLELAREMMRGTQTGLIAKIERPEAIRNIDEILEAADGIMIARGDLGVEVETERVPVLQKELIYKANRAGKPVITATQMLESMVDNPRPTRAEASDVANAVMDGTDAVMLSGESASGKYPVESAEMMAKILRETENLDRIYEIHWNLKKSELEIERAALGSAAREIAHSINAKAIVNFTRSGYSALITSEMRPKVPILSFTPYLATARKMKLYRGVQPYVMPFMETFFDMIRYMENKLPEDGMLVQGDIVVILSGAPGGEAKSVDFLQIYKIR; this is encoded by the coding sequence ATGTTTAGCCCGGAAAAAAAAACCAAAATGGTCTGCACCATTGGCCCTTCTTCCTCAGATGAAAATACTATCACCGCACTTCTCCGAGCCGGAATGGACATCGCGAGAATGAATTTCTCTCACGGCACTCACGAAGTTCACAAAAAAGTTTTTGAAACTTTGCGAAAATGCGAATCCGAGTCCGGCGTTCCTCTAGGCATCATGGCGGATCTACAAGGACCAAAAATCAGAACCGGAAAACTCCGGGTTCCCAAAATCGAATTAGAAAAGGGAAACAAGATCAGACTTTTACCCGACGCGGAATACTTAGGAGACTCCGAGGCGGTCGGCACTACCTACCCTGCCATGATAGAAGATCTTCGTTCGGGAGACAAACTATTAGTAGATGATGGTAAACTCGTACTAGAAGTTGAATCCAAATCAAGCAAAGAAGCCGTTTTAAAAGTTATAATAGGAGGAATTTTAAAAAGCAACAAAGGAATTAATTTGCCGGGAACTCCTATCTCAGCACCTGCACTTTCTGAAAAAGATCTATTAGATCTTAAGTTTGCATTAAATTTGGGAGTGGATTACGTCGCATTAAGTTTCGTAAGAAGAGCTTCCGACTTAGAGCTTGCTCGCGAAATGATGAGAGGAACCCAAACAGGGCTCATTGCTAAAATAGAAAGACCAGAAGCAATCCGTAATATAGACGAAATTTTAGAAGCAGCGGACGGGATCATGATCGCAAGAGGAGACCTTGGGGTCGAAGTGGAAACGGAAAGAGTTCCGGTTTTACAAAAAGAACTCATCTATAAAGCAAACCGTGCAGGCAAACCTGTAATCACCGCCACTCAAATGTTAGAATCCATGGTGGATAATCCAAGACCTACCAGAGCAGAAGCAAGTGATGTCGCAAATGCAGTTATGGATGGAACAGATGCAGTCATGTTATCCGGAGAATCTGCGAGTGGAAAATATCCAGTAGAATCCGCTGAGATGATGGCAAAGATCCTAAGAGAAACAGAAAACTTAGATCGGATCTATGAGATACATTGGAACTTAAAAAAATCCGAATTAGAAATAGAAAGAGCGGCTCTCGGTTCAGCAGCGAGAGAGATCGCACATAGCATCAACGCAAAAGCAATCGTGAATTTTACAAGAAGTGGATATTCTGCGCTGATCACTTCGGAAATGAGACCTAAGGTCCCTATCCTTTCTTTTACTCCTTATTTAGCGACTGCAAGGAAGATGAAATTATATCGTGGTGTTCAGCCTTACGTGATGCCATTCATGGAAACTTTTTTTGATATGATCCGTTATATGGAAAATAAACTCCCCGAAGATGGGATGTTGGTCCAAGGGGATATCGTTGTTATTCTTTCCGGAGCGCCGGGCGGAGAAGCAAAGTCTGTAGACTTTTTACAGATCTATAAGATACGATAA
- the radA gene encoding DNA repair protein RadA has protein sequence MKKKISKTFLCQSCGQEFSRWAGKCESCGKWNTIVEESGGDRFSSSPSYKKSAVYKEPVPIDSIPSDDTKRLSSGLSELDLVLGGGLVPGSLILVGGEPGVGKSTLILEISRSMISQGRKILYISGEESAAQVGLRASRMNVLSGNLLLSSETYAENISAMVEDVAPDLVFVDSIQTLTREALPNQAGTVTQLRECTQVLLETAKRTGIPIVMTGHITKDGAIAGPKVLEHLVDTVLYFEGDKLNYFRLLRAVKNRFGAVGDLAVFEMLESGLKEVKDRQRVFISSLTEGKSGSVISSVVEGSRALSVEVQALVSRTNYSQARRMAEGPDTRRLILLAAVIEKYLGHTLSECDIFGNLAGGLQVDEPALDLAICASILSSYTERPVQSGFAVIGEVGLSGEVRSVGQVSLRLKELKGVGIETVFLPKGNLAELEKIPGMEIVGISALRELEGLFK, from the coding sequence TTGAAAAAGAAAATTTCCAAAACCTTTCTTTGCCAATCCTGCGGACAGGAATTTTCCCGTTGGGCAGGCAAATGTGAATCCTGCGGAAAATGGAATACGATTGTAGAAGAATCGGGAGGGGATCGTTTTTCTTCTTCTCCCAGTTACAAAAAATCTGCAGTCTATAAGGAACCTGTTCCTATAGATTCTATACCTTCGGATGATACAAAACGTCTGAGTTCAGGTCTTTCTGAATTGGATTTGGTTTTAGGCGGCGGACTTGTTCCTGGAAGTTTAATTTTAGTAGGTGGAGAACCTGGAGTAGGTAAGTCCACACTCATCTTAGAGATCAGCAGAAGTATGATCTCTCAAGGCAGAAAAATATTATACATCTCTGGAGAGGAATCTGCGGCTCAAGTCGGACTTAGAGCTTCAAGGATGAATGTTCTATCAGGGAACCTTCTTCTTTCTTCCGAAACATACGCGGAGAATATTTCTGCGATGGTTGAGGATGTTGCTCCTGATCTGGTATTTGTAGATTCTATCCAAACTCTTACAAGAGAAGCACTTCCGAACCAAGCGGGAACAGTTACACAACTCAGAGAATGTACACAAGTTCTTTTGGAAACTGCAAAGCGCACTGGAATTCCGATCGTAATGACAGGACATATTACTAAGGACGGAGCGATCGCAGGTCCTAAGGTATTGGAACATTTAGTCGATACGGTATTATACTTCGAAGGGGACAAACTGAATTATTTCAGACTTCTTCGCGCCGTAAAAAACAGGTTCGGCGCAGTAGGAGACCTCGCAGTTTTCGAAATGTTGGAATCCGGATTAAAAGAAGTAAAAGACAGACAAAGAGTATTTATCAGTTCTCTAACAGAAGGAAAGAGCGGCTCAGTCATCAGTTCTGTTGTAGAAGGAAGCCGAGCTCTGAGTGTAGAAGTCCAAGCCTTGGTAAGTAGAACCAATTATTCTCAAGCAAGAAGAATGGCAGAAGGTCCAGACACTCGAAGACTCATCCTACTTGCGGCGGTCATCGAAAAATACTTAGGACATACATTATCAGAATGTGATATATTCGGAAACCTGGCAGGAGGACTGCAGGTGGACGAACCGGCGCTCGACCTTGCGATCTGCGCTTCTATACTTTCTAGTTACACAGAAAGACCTGTTCAATCAGGATTTGCGGTCATTGGAGAAGTTGGATTATCTGGAGAAGTTCGTTCCGTTGGACAAGTCTCCCTTCGATTAAAAGAATTGAAAGGTGTAGGAATAGAGACAGTTTTTCTTCCAAAAGGAAATCTGGCAGAGTTAGAAAAAATCCCTGGAATGGAAATTGTTGGGATAAGCGCTCTAAGAGAATTAGAAGGTTTATTTAAGTGA
- a CDS encoding SpoIIE family protein phosphatase, translated as MTSITIKPEILIIDDDRDVGEALEILLSKLGYNSTFFDSVEKGKEYFEKESNPIVFLDIHMPKTSGLDVLPYFKNLIPATQVIMMTGERDINNVVTSLTHKASDFLLKPFSLQTVRIAVQRALDYYTLLKEKEARDENIMRDLRLASKIQKKILSVPVISPLEVIVDNTPASFVSGDFYVLSKIGNKVMVLLGDIEDHGVTSGLIGLLMTSIAREAYKESQDPSNVLKRMNLELSQEIGTHSLTAAVAVIDLEKKTICYARGGHPFPVLYQAAGQKLLNEKSGQLLGIMDALEFESHEIPYESGDVLFLYSDGLLNSLSSPLFKELEDVRKKGLGIEDYQEAIRTFSKVSLPTREFRDDSSYLLLRL; from the coding sequence ATGACATCAATTACGATTAAACCTGAAATTCTGATCATAGACGACGATCGGGACGTAGGAGAAGCTCTAGAAATTCTTCTCTCCAAATTAGGTTACAATTCTACTTTTTTCGATTCCGTGGAGAAGGGTAAGGAATATTTCGAAAAAGAATCCAACCCAATTGTCTTTCTGGACATTCACATGCCAAAAACCAGCGGGTTGGACGTCCTACCTTATTTCAAAAATTTGATTCCTGCTACCCAGGTCATCATGATGACTGGGGAAAGGGATATCAATAATGTGGTGACTTCTCTCACTCATAAGGCTTCCGATTTTCTTTTAAAACCGTTCTCTCTCCAGACAGTTCGCATCGCAGTCCAAAGAGCATTGGATTATTATACTTTGCTAAAGGAGAAGGAAGCGAGGGATGAAAATATCATGAGAGATTTGAGGCTTGCCTCTAAGATCCAAAAAAAGATACTTTCTGTTCCAGTAATTTCTCCTTTGGAAGTTATAGTGGACAATACTCCTGCTTCTTTCGTGAGTGGGGACTTTTACGTTCTTTCTAAAATTGGGAACAAGGTGATGGTGCTACTCGGTGATATCGAGGATCACGGAGTAACTTCTGGGCTTATCGGACTTCTTATGACCAGTATAGCAAGAGAAGCATATAAAGAAAGCCAGGACCCTTCTAATGTTCTGAAAAGAATGAATCTGGAACTTTCCCAAGAAATAGGAACTCATAGTTTAACTGCTGCGGTTGCAGTGATCGATTTGGAAAAAAAGACAATCTGTTATGCGAGGGGAGGACATCCTTTCCCTGTTTTATACCAGGCCGCAGGACAAAAACTTTTAAACGAAAAATCAGGACAGTTACTTGGTATCATGGATGCTCTCGAATTTGAGTCTCATGAGATTCCCTACGAATCCGGAGATGTTTTATTCTTATATAGTGATGGTCTTTTAAACAGTCTTTCTAGTCCTCTATTCAAAGAGTTGGAAGATGTCCGTAAAAAAGGTCTGGGCATCGAAGATTACCAAGAAGCGATCAGAACTTTCAGCAAGGTAAGTTTGCCTACTAGAGAATTCAGAGATGACTCTAGCTATCTACTTCTGAGACTCTAG
- a CDS encoding putative lipoprotein, which translates to MKFFHKILGTGLLTFGILLSQNCFLDTVSKSISDSASNSLQSISNAVVSVVSSVSSSSKDSAAEKKGYKRDVENLTAFYLQTGSTRSSEFESDLAELASKNGVINWKNSESTYVSIGRGLKKAGVSEEGFKSFAANVNFKPEIAKALERGYLSL; encoded by the coding sequence ATGAAATTTTTTCACAAAATTCTGGGAACAGGCTTACTTACATTTGGTATCCTACTCTCCCAAAATTGTTTTTTAGATACGGTATCAAAGTCAATCTCGGATTCTGCTTCGAACTCACTTCAAAGTATTTCTAATGCTGTGGTCTCCGTTGTTTCTTCCGTTTCCTCTTCTTCTAAAGATTCGGCGGCAGAAAAGAAAGGATATAAAAGAGATGTGGAAAATCTAACTGCATTCTATTTGCAAACTGGATCCACTCGTTCTTCTGAATTTGAATCTGACTTAGCAGAACTCGCTTCTAAAAATGGAGTGATCAACTGGAAAAATTCAGAGAGCACTTATGTTTCCATAGGAAGAGGACTCAAAAAAGCAGGAGTGAGCGAAGAAGGTTTTAAAAGTTTTGCTGCAAACGTAAACTTCAAACCTGAGATCGCAAAGGCTTTGGAAAGAGGCTATCTTTCCCTTTAA
- a CDS encoding DNA-binding protein, whose product MDPEILTEKVATQNKKFLVDLKRNENGYYLKVSEWSNSKKSSIFIPAEGVGKMIEVLRKFQGLIQDGEITDIPPSQN is encoded by the coding sequence TTGGACCCCGAAATCCTAACGGAGAAGGTCGCAACCCAGAACAAAAAGTTTCTGGTAGATCTAAAACGGAATGAGAACGGATACTATTTAAAAGTTTCCGAATGGTCCAATAGCAAAAAATCTTCCATATTCATTCCGGCAGAAGGTGTCGGAAAGATGATCGAGGTATTACGTAAATTCCAAGGCCTGATTCAGGATGGAGAAATTACGGACATCCCTCCCTCTCAGAATTAG
- a CDS encoding histone deacetylase family protein: MDLGPHVFPARKYAMIYNQVKEDPKLSSLPALQPAPVGEEELSLVHTPEFISDFMNLRYTDRTMYSELPLNQTMVRSFCLGVGGTILATEMTENYKYVYHIGGGFHHSMPDRAEGFCYLNDAAIATKLYLQKYPERKVLFIDLDLHQGNGNARIFQGDPSVWTFSMHQEELYPKKEKSNLDIPLENGTNDKTYLSRLQEGLDKIQKEFKPDLIYYFAGADPFEDDSLGDLKLTFDGLKARDKMVKTFADSLDIPVVVMPAGGYARNFHDTVRIHFNTIRVFASLI, translated from the coding sequence ATGGACCTTGGTCCTCACGTATTCCCCGCACGTAAATACGCAATGATATACAATCAAGTCAAGGAAGATCCTAAACTTTCTTCTTTGCCTGCCCTCCAACCGGCCCCGGTCGGAGAGGAAGAATTAAGCCTAGTCCATACTCCTGAATTCATTTCAGATTTTATGAATTTGAGATATACGGATCGGACCATGTATTCGGAACTTCCCCTCAACCAAACTATGGTCAGAAGTTTTTGTCTAGGAGTGGGGGGAACCATTCTCGCGACTGAGATGACCGAAAATTATAAATACGTATATCATATCGGTGGAGGATTTCACCACAGTATGCCGGATCGTGCAGAAGGTTTTTGTTATCTAAATGATGCTGCAATCGCGACGAAACTTTATCTGCAAAAATATCCTGAAAGAAAGGTTTTATTTATAGATCTCGATCTTCACCAAGGGAATGGGAATGCTAGAATTTTCCAAGGAGATCCTTCGGTTTGGACTTTTTCTATGCACCAAGAAGAGTTATATCCTAAAAAAGAGAAGTCCAATCTGGATATACCTTTGGAAAACGGGACCAACGACAAAACATATCTTTCCCGTTTGCAAGAAGGTTTGGATAAGATCCAAAAAGAATTCAAACCGGATCTGATCTATTATTTCGCGGGTGCGGATCCTTTCGAAGATGATTCTTTAGGTGATCTAAAGCTTACTTTCGATGGGTTGAAGGCAAGGGATAAAATGGTAAAAACTTTTGCGGATTCTTTGGATATTCCTGTAGTGGTCATGCCAGCAGGTGGTTATGCAAGGAATTTCCACGACACGGTTCGTATCCATTTTAATACGATCAGGGTTTTCGCCTCCTTAATTTAA
- a CDS encoding LIC10775 family protein, translated as MKSRILNNPVSRVFYIIKLLYTIVLVSLCTFAVPIFSQEVDPLLRQPWFSDQEKKEELLYNRLQTAYRLSAHYVWKTDSRSRNYRFYKDGKVEMILDRNYKEVFPNRQELDLHYSEAESLQKHANPYSAIRLLKGSMYCYRLRYGKLVPEGYEKTAKLLGKFLDQYAHKEKELQRLTDPFGCWTPEVLKIRSSDFAYSFDLPPELTYLFPDEDREFSGEDPDYLWQVHRFYQNFPVEGGPSTWEKEYRKNSEGILFFRPDRIVFTVGTTLHFHPSIFNAQNYYLIWDSLRGINSRTMKEWNYLRKKEGDLYRTSFDFVGEDGRKSQIIILEKFYLRGTRGILFSLAYPSKLEALGTKIWSGFSSSVVVE; from the coding sequence GTGAAATCCCGGATTTTAAATAATCCGGTTTCCCGTGTTTTTTATATTATAAAATTATTATATACTATTGTTCTGGTTTCTCTCTGCACGTTTGCTGTGCCTATATTCTCTCAAGAAGTTGATCCACTTCTTCGACAGCCTTGGTTTTCCGACCAGGAGAAAAAGGAAGAATTACTTTATAATAGGCTCCAAACTGCATATCGATTAAGTGCTCATTATGTTTGGAAGACTGATTCCAGATCTCGAAATTATCGTTTTTACAAAGATGGAAAAGTAGAAATGATACTGGATCGAAATTACAAAGAAGTATTTCCGAACAGACAAGAATTGGATCTACATTATAGCGAAGCAGAAAGTTTGCAAAAACATGCAAATCCATATTCTGCAATTCGACTCTTAAAGGGTTCCATGTACTGTTATCGATTGAGATACGGGAAATTAGTGCCGGAAGGTTATGAAAAAACAGCAAAACTTCTGGGAAAATTTTTAGATCAATACGCACATAAAGAAAAAGAATTACAAAGACTTACAGATCCATTCGGTTGTTGGACTCCAGAAGTTTTAAAGATCAGAAGTTCAGACTTTGCATATTCATTCGATCTTCCTCCCGAGTTGACTTATTTATTTCCGGACGAAGACAGAGAGTTTTCTGGAGAAGACCCTGACTATCTCTGGCAAGTGCATAGATTCTACCAAAACTTTCCAGTGGAAGGAGGACCTTCTACATGGGAGAAAGAATATAGAAAGAATAGTGAAGGTATCTTATTCTTTCGACCGGATCGAATTGTTTTCACTGTAGGAACAACGCTTCATTTTCATCCTTCTATCTTTAATGCACAAAACTACTATCTGATTTGGGATTCACTTCGAGGTATCAATTCCAGGACAATGAAAGAATGGAATTATCTTCGCAAAAAAGAAGGGGACCTATATAGAACAAGTTTCGATTTTGTGGGAGAAGATGGCCGCAAAAGCCAGATCATCATTTTGGAAAAATTTTATTTAAGAGGGACCAGAGGAATCCTATTCTCTTTGGCCTATCCAAGCAAATTAGAAGCCCTCGGCACTAAAATCTGGAGTGGATTTTCTTCCTCTGTCGTCGTAGAATAG
- a CDS encoding ribonuclease D: MASNRANNKPDLFPGDLSEERFKEYLEDDHLAVDCEMMGLNPRRDRLCVVQICDSKNRVSLVQILPNQTEAPLLKKLFENPDIIKVFHFARMDTLFLRYRLGILTKGVFCTKIGSKLARTYTDRHGLKDIIREFFDETLDKKNQSSDWGAQSLTKDQIEYASGDVLFLISLSQKLTQILIREGRYELAQEAFQCLPVFNQIDWLQMENLFEH; this comes from the coding sequence ATGGCATCTAACCGCGCGAACAATAAGCCGGATCTTTTTCCGGGAGATCTTTCCGAAGAGAGATTCAAAGAATATTTAGAAGACGATCATTTGGCAGTAGATTGCGAAATGATGGGTTTAAATCCAAGAAGAGATCGTCTTTGCGTGGTCCAGATCTGTGATTCTAAAAATAGAGTGAGCCTGGTGCAAATTCTGCCCAACCAAACAGAGGCTCCTCTACTCAAAAAATTATTCGAAAATCCTGATATCATCAAAGTATTCCATTTTGCTCGTATGGATACCCTCTTCTTAAGATACAGACTTGGGATTTTGACCAAGGGAGTTTTTTGTACTAAGATTGGATCCAAACTTGCCCGCACTTATACAGACAGACATGGTCTGAAAGATATTATCAGAGAATTTTTCGATGAGACCCTGGACAAAAAAAATCAGTCCTCCGATTGGGGAGCTCAAAGTTTAACTAAGGATCAGATTGAATATGCATCCGGAGATGTTTTATTCCTCATCTCTCTTTCCCAAAAACTCACTCAGATATTGATCCGAGAAGGAAGATATGAACTCGCTCAAGAGGCTTTCCAATGTCTCCCTGTATTCAATCAGATTGATTGGCTCCAAATGGAGAATTTATTCGAACATTGA
- the flaA2 gene encoding flagellar filament outer layer protein FlaA2, giving the protein MGKKTYLLASVLFFLAITGTSGQQPAGGNQGGQGGQAPDPLEKIILENFEESEDWRAKSTTPLGETKTLKMVQRGLIRDVFDENTVPDNGGDQLEKNHILGIKTFYNDRGFDRVEVFPPHEYIVKGKARQISIWALGRKFRHTLFVKLRDYRGKTHNIRMGRLDYFGWRKLTATVPGFVPQSTRFALLDKNLRFVSIFVTSDVHEVGGSFYFYVDDLEVRADKSDTKYPGSEIKDNW; this is encoded by the coding sequence ATGGGGAAAAAGACGTACTTATTAGCTAGCGTTCTCTTTTTCTTGGCTATTACCGGAACTTCCGGTCAGCAGCCTGCGGGAGGGAACCAAGGCGGCCAGGGTGGCCAAGCACCGGATCCCCTCGAGAAAATTATACTCGAAAACTTCGAGGAGTCCGAAGACTGGAGAGCTAAGTCTACTACTCCCCTGGGAGAGACTAAAACTCTTAAGATGGTTCAAAGAGGTCTCATCCGAGACGTATTCGATGAAAATACTGTTCCGGATAATGGCGGAGACCAATTAGAAAAGAACCATATCCTCGGGATCAAAACTTTTTACAACGATAGAGGATTCGATCGTGTAGAAGTTTTCCCTCCTCACGAATATATCGTAAAAGGAAAAGCTCGTCAGATCTCTATTTGGGCTCTGGGAAGAAAATTCCGTCATACTCTATTCGTTAAACTGAGAGACTATAGAGGAAAAACCCATAATATCAGAATGGGTCGCTTGGATTATTTCGGTTGGAGAAAATTAACTGCAACTGTTCCAGGATTCGTTCCTCAAAGTACCAGATTTGCACTATTGGACAAGAACCTAAGATTCGTTTCCATTTTCGTGACCTCCGACGTTCATGAAGTTGGCGGAAGCTTCTACTTTTATGTAGATGATTTAGAAGTTCGTGCCGATAAATCTGATACGAAGTATCCTGGTTCTGAAATTAAGGACAATTGGTGA
- a CDS encoding glycoside hydrolase family 36 protein, producing MKAVLRTRIYEEEQKSQFEFPAGRAETKSDCGNYKFSFKLVKSPGKSTYAPVLEWIAERRPPAGLELLTFEWELPSHGIKEGKIFRHGYQSWSLSAAENLEDADVSPKLGFLQFSQENIYSEHAGEEGNWISEAYVILLPKNEDSKFFAGAVSKGEEGVKFKILTSPSSKKTTDNFFSGDIRVVYDFFRFEDFKGNKLPLTQIRVSKFTGDEAIFIKNYFAELAKNLKVKLPETQVPTGWCSWYHYYTKISEKIILQNLKELRSKNLGLKVFQIDDGYQAEIGDWLETNDRFPGGMGLLAEAVRSEKLIPGIWLAPFLVRKKSKFFQKFPEAVLKDRDGNPVPALWNPNWGVDYTYSLDVTHPASKEFLATVFKTIVKEYGYKYLKLDFLYSALLPGWTYDRSVSPHTRYADAIKFIRKVVGKDIFILGCGAPMLPSVGLFDAMRISCDVAPFWYREKSRILVKDRNGLCTERALINDITRASMHRTLWLNDPDCLLVRKKKNSMTEAQTKIMASIMSVSGGMLFVSDDLSLVNEDRLELLQKSLALQSKCRGKTPLPVGLGTEFFPSALYNPSGYLGIWNPSDEKKEISLSLFFPWDKKNSIDYWTGKKPDSLEIDSRKKNLKIEMEPWSTVVLYSGKQS from the coding sequence ATGAAAGCAGTTTTGCGAACCCGTATCTATGAAGAAGAACAAAAGTCTCAGTTTGAGTTTCCGGCAGGAAGAGCAGAGACCAAGAGCGATTGCGGGAATTATAAGTTTTCCTTTAAATTAGTCAAATCCCCTGGAAAATCCACGTATGCTCCCGTTTTAGAATGGATAGCAGAAAGAAGGCCTCCTGCTGGTTTAGAACTCCTTACCTTCGAGTGGGAACTTCCCTCTCATGGGATCAAAGAAGGTAAAATTTTCAGACATGGATACCAATCCTGGAGTCTCTCCGCCGCTGAAAATTTAGAAGACGCAGATGTTTCTCCTAAATTAGGATTTTTGCAATTCTCCCAAGAAAATATTTATTCGGAGCATGCAGGAGAAGAAGGCAACTGGATCTCAGAAGCGTATGTAATCCTTTTACCTAAAAACGAAGACTCTAAATTTTTTGCAGGAGCAGTTTCCAAAGGAGAAGAAGGAGTTAAGTTTAAGATTTTAACTTCACCTTCTTCCAAAAAGACAACTGATAATTTTTTCAGCGGAGATATTAGAGTAGTATATGATTTTTTCCGCTTCGAAGATTTTAAAGGAAATAAACTCCCTCTTACTCAGATCCGTGTTTCCAAATTCACAGGCGACGAAGCGATCTTTATTAAAAACTATTTTGCTGAACTTGCAAAAAATCTAAAAGTTAAACTACCTGAGACTCAGGTCCCAACCGGCTGGTGTTCTTGGTATCATTATTATACCAAAATTTCTGAGAAGATCATTCTTCAAAATTTGAAAGAACTTAGATCCAAAAATTTAGGATTAAAAGTTTTCCAAATAGATGATGGTTACCAAGCAGAAATTGGAGACTGGCTAGAAACAAACGATCGTTTCCCTGGCGGAATGGGTTTACTTGCAGAAGCTGTTCGTTCTGAAAAATTAATCCCTGGGATCTGGCTTGCTCCATTCTTAGTTCGTAAAAAATCCAAATTTTTCCAAAAATTCCCAGAAGCGGTCCTAAAAGACAGAGACGGAAATCCAGTACCTGCACTTTGGAATCCAAATTGGGGTGTGGATTATACTTATAGTTTGGATGTGACCCACCCTGCTTCCAAAGAATTTTTAGCCACAGTTTTCAAAACGATAGTAAAAGAATACGGATACAAATATCTAAAACTGGATTTCTTATATTCTGCATTACTGCCCGGCTGGACCTATGACAGAAGCGTATCACCTCATACTCGTTATGCGGATGCAATCAAGTTCATTCGAAAAGTAGTCGGAAAGGATATATTTATCCTAGGCTGTGGAGCACCAATGCTTCCTTCCGTTGGACTATTTGATGCAATGAGAATTTCATGCGACGTGGCACCTTTCTGGTACAGAGAAAAATCCAGGATCTTAGTCAAGGATAGAAACGGACTCTGCACCGAAAGAGCACTCATTAACGATATCACCAGAGCTTCTATGCATAGAACACTTTGGCTAAATGATCCAGACTGTCTTTTAGTTCGTAAAAAGAAAAACAGCATGACAGAGGCCCAAACAAAAATTATGGCAAGTATCATGTCTGTATCCGGAGGAATGTTATTTGTCTCTGACGATCTTTCTCTCGTAAATGAAGACAGACTTGAATTATTACAAAAAAGTTTAGCGCTCCAATCTAAGTGTAGAGGCAAAACTCCTCTTCCAGTCGGGCTCGGAACTGAGTTTTTCCCGAGCGCTCTCTACAATCCTTCCGGTTATTTAGGGATTTGGAATCCAAGTGATGAGAAAAAAGAGATATCACTCTCTCTCTTCTTCCCTTGGGACAAAAAGAATTCTATAGACTATTGGACAGGAAAAAAACCTGACTCCTTAGAGATAGATTCCCGTAAAAAAAATCTCAAAATTGAAATGGAACCATGGTCCACAGTGGTCCTATATTCCGGAAAACAAAGTTGA